A genome region from Nymphalis io chromosome Z, ilAglIoxx1.1, whole genome shotgun sequence includes the following:
- the LOC126780373 gene encoding uncharacterized protein LOC126780373 — MLRMRCATWWPLIALLLTRTLAQRAVPTACEDEACRCDSFTRLICHCTGEYEELTLRPDGAYRIPSTATAIIIEGCKRVIFLSDSIRNLIQLRTIELKNVGYVVISERALAWSPYPRDSEMNPGISIKIINSTVNEISSYAIQGHINDILISDSKMITLKPYAFSSLTGVKNIELTNNVFNNVEIQAFKKFTTANFILRGGEAKTLPSRFVSDVEVTNLFRIEGVIIDTLSSLTFLVTLPKRVLIENNIIRVLEGDSFHITSRGPVTFRNNTVSTISKGAFLGLTVDREVLSAAGRQELLIDNNTMSTVMPSSLVYNQTTLSRRIDGLNLNAKCTCGLAEEWREVLSEQGGIVNCWYDLEGHYISLPTFVDSRCGSFKQTFWIFVVVGIVFVMLIAAIVIFFIVRRENEKKKKVQIVLPDGKTYRETEFHIVVERAELLTTDL, encoded by the exons ATGCTCAGAATGCGGTGTGCGACGTGGTGGCCATTGATAGCGTTATTGCTGACGCGAACGCTTGCACAGCGCGCTGTGCCTACTGCCTGTGAAGACGAGGCTTGTCGATGCGACTCCTTCACGAGGCTCATATGTCACTGCACCGGAGAATATGAG GAACTGACGCTACGGCCCGACGGAGCGTACAGAATACCTTCGACAGCAACAGCTATTATAATCGAGGGCTGTAAGCGCGTTATCTTTCTATCGGATTCAATCCGAAATCTCATTCAATTACGTACAATAGAGCTCAAAAATGTTGGCTATGTTGTTATAAGCGAAAGAGCTTTAGCCTGGTCTCCTTATCCTAGAGATAGTGAGATGAACCCTggtattagtataaaaataatcaacagCACCGTCAACGAAATTTCATCCTACGCTATTCAAGGCCACATTAACGATATATTGATAAGCGATAGTAAAATGATCACTCTGAAGCCGTATGCCTTTTCCAGTTTAACTGGAGTTAAAAATATAGAGCTCACAAACAATGTTTTCAATAACGTGGAGATACAAGCGTTTAAAAAGTTCACGACGGCTAACTTCATATTGCGAGGTGGTGAAGCCAAGACCCTACCGAGTAGATTTGTGTCAGACGTAGAAGTGACGAATCTATTCCGAATCGAAGGCGTGATTATTGATACTTTATCTAGTTTAACGTTTCTTGTCACTTTACCAAAGAGAGTAttgatagaaaataatattatacgtgTTTTAGAAGGAGATAGTTTTCATATAACTTCAAGGGGGCCTGTAACATTTAGAAATAACACAGTGTCAACCATTAGTAAAGGTGCTTTTTTAGGATTAACGGTAGACAGAGAAGTATTGTCAGCTGCGGGACGACAGGAACTGTTAATAGACAACAATACAATGAGTACCGTGATGCCCTCCTCACTCGTATACAACCAGACAACATTATCGCGTCGAATCGATGGATTAAATCTTAACGCGAAGTGTACCTGTGGGTTAGCAGAGGAATGGCGGGAAGTTCTAAGCGAACAAGGTGGAATTGTAAACTGCTGGTACGATCTGGAAGGTCACTACATTTCTCTGCCAACATTCGTGGACAGTCGCTGTGGGTCTTTTAAGCAAACCTTCTGGATTTTCGTCGTTGTAGGAATTGTATTCGTTATGTTAATAGCGgctattgtgatattttttatagtgagACGTGAgaatgaaaaaaagaaaaaagtacaaATAGTTCTTCCTGATGGCAAGACATACAGAGAAACAGAATTTCATATTGTTGTAGAAAGAGCGGAACTTTTGACAACAGACTTATGA